One Acanthochromis polyacanthus isolate Apoly-LR-REF ecotype Palm Island chromosome 6, KAUST_Apoly_ChrSc, whole genome shotgun sequence DNA segment encodes these proteins:
- the LOC110957887 gene encoding synaptotagmin-2-like isoform X1 yields MTKFNLLKHQTTPMVAAKPTGASALTVTPAPVALVSADNSTEPVNKNDAFDEIKNKFLNEIDKIPLPSWAIIAIAVVAALLILTCCFCIIKKCCCKKKKNKKGKKGKGDMGMKNLKGGEKPQDDDDEEDDVEPGLTGDEKEEEVKEKEKLGKLQYSIDYDFQENKLTVGILQAADLLSMDSGGTSDPYVKVFVLPDKKKKFDTKVHKKTLNPVFNETFTFKIPFQEMGGKTLVMSVYDFDRFSKHDVIGEIKIPMNTLDLAKPIEEWRDLDSADQEEPEKLGDICISLRYVPTAGKLTICILEAKNLKKMDVGGLSDPYVKINLLQNGKRLKKKKTTVKKNTLNPYYNESFSFEIPLEQMQKIQAVITVLDYDKIGKNDAIGKIWVGSKSTGAGLKHWSDMLANPRRPIAQWHPLQPEEEVDASLAALTAKK; encoded by the exons ATGACGAAGTTCAACTTGTTGAAGCATCAGACAACGCCCATGGTCGCTGCTAAACCAACGGGGGCCAGTGCCTTGACTGTGACTCCAGCCCCTGTTGCATTAGTCTCCGCCGACAACTCCACCGAGCCAGTCAACAAGAACGATGCCTTCGACGAGATCAAAAACAAGTTTCTGAATGAAATCGACAAGATCCCAC TGCCGTCCTGGGCCATCATTGCCATTGCCGTGGTCGCTGCTTTACTCATTCTAACATGCTGCTTCTGCATCATCAAGAAATGCTGttgcaagaagaagaagaacaagaagggCAAGAAGGGGAAGGGTGACATGGGAATGAAGAACTTGAAAGGGGGAGAG AAACcacaggatgatgatgatgaagaagatgatgtggaacctggactgaCTGGAgatgagaaagaggaggaagtgaaggagaaggaaaagcTCGGGAAGCTGCAGTACTCCATCGATTATGACTTCCAAGAGAACAAG CTGACTGTGGGAATCCTGCAAGCAGCTGATCTCCTCTCCATGGACAGCGGTGGCACCTCAGACCCCTACGTCAAGGTCTTCGTCCTCCCtgacaagaagaaaaagttTGACACAAAGGTTCACAAGAAAACACTCAATCCTGTCTTCAATGAGACCTTTACCTTCAAG ATACCGTTCCAAGAGATGGGAGGAAAGACTCTGGTAATGTCCGTCTATGACTTTGATCGCTTCTCTAAACATGATGTCATCGGAGAGATTAAGATACCCATGAACACCCTTGACCTGGCAAAGCCAATTGAGGAGTGGAGAGACCTGGACAGCGCAGATCAAGAGGAG CCAGAGAAGCTGGGTGACATTTGCATCTCCCTGCGTTACGTCCCCACTGCTGGCAAACTCACCATCTGTATTCTGGAGGCTAAGAACCTGAAGAAAATGGACGTGGGTGGACTGTCAG ATCCCTATGTGAAAATTAACCTGCTGCAGAACGGAAAGaggctgaagaagaagaagacgacggTGAAGAAGAACACTTTGAATCCTTACTACAACGAGTCCTTCAGCTTTGAGATTCCCCTTGAGCAAATGCAG AAAATCCAAGCTGTGATCACAGTGCTGGATTATGACAAGATTGGCAAGAACGACGCCATTGGGAAGATCTGGGTGGGAAGCAAGTCCACAGGGGCCGGCCTGAAACACTGGTCCGACATGCTGGCCAACCCCCGTCGTCCCATCGCCCAGTGGCATCCACTGCAGCCAGAAGAAGAAGTGGATGCCTCCCTCGCAGCCCTGACTGCCAAGAAGTAa
- the LOC110957887 gene encoding synaptotagmin-2-like isoform X2, which translates to MTKFNLLKHQTTPMVAAKPTGASALTVTPAPVALVSADNSTEPVNKNDAFDEIKNKFLNEIDKIPLPSWAIIAIAVVAALLILTCCFCIIKKCCCKKKKNKKGKKGKGDMGMKNLKGGEDDDDEEDDVEPGLTGDEKEEEVKEKEKLGKLQYSIDYDFQENKLTVGILQAADLLSMDSGGTSDPYVKVFVLPDKKKKFDTKVHKKTLNPVFNETFTFKIPFQEMGGKTLVMSVYDFDRFSKHDVIGEIKIPMNTLDLAKPIEEWRDLDSADQEEPEKLGDICISLRYVPTAGKLTICILEAKNLKKMDVGGLSDPYVKINLLQNGKRLKKKKTTVKKNTLNPYYNESFSFEIPLEQMQKIQAVITVLDYDKIGKNDAIGKIWVGSKSTGAGLKHWSDMLANPRRPIAQWHPLQPEEEVDASLAALTAKK; encoded by the exons ATGACGAAGTTCAACTTGTTGAAGCATCAGACAACGCCCATGGTCGCTGCTAAACCAACGGGGGCCAGTGCCTTGACTGTGACTCCAGCCCCTGTTGCATTAGTCTCCGCCGACAACTCCACCGAGCCAGTCAACAAGAACGATGCCTTCGACGAGATCAAAAACAAGTTTCTGAATGAAATCGACAAGATCCCAC TGCCGTCCTGGGCCATCATTGCCATTGCCGTGGTCGCTGCTTTACTCATTCTAACATGCTGCTTCTGCATCATCAAGAAATGCTGttgcaagaagaagaagaacaagaagggCAAGAAGGGGAAGGGTGACATGGGAATGAAGAACTTGAAAGGGGGAGAG gatgatgatgatgaagaagatgatgtggaacctggactgaCTGGAgatgagaaagaggaggaagtgaaggagaaggaaaagcTCGGGAAGCTGCAGTACTCCATCGATTATGACTTCCAAGAGAACAAG CTGACTGTGGGAATCCTGCAAGCAGCTGATCTCCTCTCCATGGACAGCGGTGGCACCTCAGACCCCTACGTCAAGGTCTTCGTCCTCCCtgacaagaagaaaaagttTGACACAAAGGTTCACAAGAAAACACTCAATCCTGTCTTCAATGAGACCTTTACCTTCAAG ATACCGTTCCAAGAGATGGGAGGAAAGACTCTGGTAATGTCCGTCTATGACTTTGATCGCTTCTCTAAACATGATGTCATCGGAGAGATTAAGATACCCATGAACACCCTTGACCTGGCAAAGCCAATTGAGGAGTGGAGAGACCTGGACAGCGCAGATCAAGAGGAG CCAGAGAAGCTGGGTGACATTTGCATCTCCCTGCGTTACGTCCCCACTGCTGGCAAACTCACCATCTGTATTCTGGAGGCTAAGAACCTGAAGAAAATGGACGTGGGTGGACTGTCAG ATCCCTATGTGAAAATTAACCTGCTGCAGAACGGAAAGaggctgaagaagaagaagacgacggTGAAGAAGAACACTTTGAATCCTTACTACAACGAGTCCTTCAGCTTTGAGATTCCCCTTGAGCAAATGCAG AAAATCCAAGCTGTGATCACAGTGCTGGATTATGACAAGATTGGCAAGAACGACGCCATTGGGAAGATCTGGGTGGGAAGCAAGTCCACAGGGGCCGGCCTGAAACACTGGTCCGACATGCTGGCCAACCCCCGTCGTCCCATCGCCCAGTGGCATCCACTGCAGCCAGAAGAAGAAGTGGATGCCTCCCTCGCAGCCCTGACTGCCAAGAAGTAa